The nucleotide sequence GCCCTGCTGATTTCGTAGTACAACTCGCTAAAATTTGTGTTGCATAATACCTTATTGAATTTCAACAAAAGATACAATGCTTGCTCTTCAGTCAACCCAGGAACGTTTGTCAACAACTGGCCAATTTGAATGATTGTTTGCAACTGTTTGCTCTTATCCTGTGCCTTTACAATCTCATGATTAAAACTTCCGTTGTTGCCGACCTCTATCTTATTTGAAGCTGAAGTCACCACTTCATTGACATAGTAGTTGAATACCCTGAGAGCATCACGAATCTTCGGTTCTTTTATGGCATCGatcttgtctttgaaggGTAAATCGGCGTGAATactcttgttcaacaagctGTTGTATCTCTCTTTGCTCAATTGGTACTTCACATGAAACGCCTTCAAATACACCAAGCTCCGGAGCTGCGATGGAATCCCTTCCACGAGAGCATCCTCGAGCCTTTTTTCTTGGGCATACGCAAGAATGTCTCTGTCTGGAACGGTGACAAATGCCTTCCAAAATTCGTTTATAccttcaccatcaccactcTGAAGAATACTCTCAGTCTGCTTCTTGATAGCTTCCTCGCTCAAGCTCTTGATGGAGAACATATCTGACATTTCGTTCATAACGGGCAGTGCGTACGTAGACAATTGTCTTTCAAACAAAAGCACAGACAAGGTATCAGGGTTTGGGGTAATGTTTGTGTTGGCAGTAGCAGAGGTTGCGTCATTAACATGGATTTTCAACCCGGAAAACTTTCCTGCCGCCAACTCTgcctcttcttcactgtGTACGAGATTGGTGGGGGTGTCGCGAGAAGGCAACGGTGGAGGTGATGCACTCatgatgattttgttcaagtagtAAGCTAGAATGCGAATTGATAGGTTCAAGTTTCTAAACTTCGAACGCGAAAAAAACATAGATGATTTGCAGTCAATTAGTATATTAGAATATGTGCAGTAACGACTCAAGTTCACAAAGCAGCCGCTGGTGTTGATGAGTACCCTATGAATGCAAAGCTTAGGTTCCTCTttggttcttgaaaaagaaccACCAGGCCATTGAGCCATCGAACATGTGTATTCAAAACCAATTCCATTGCTTCACCTCCCTTCTCATTCACCCTCTTCTATTACCACCACTAGCCAGATTCCCCATTCACCACTTCCCCATTCACCATTTGGTTCGGCCAATTCATTATTTCGTTGTCGCTGCTGGCACGAGATTTCGAATCCTCACGCGCGATTGCGATTGCTCCTTTCTTCACTATCAGTTTATCAATCGCATCTCAATGTTTCTTCTACACCAATGTCTGTAGACAATTCTCTCGAAAGAAAGGTTAAAGATGTGACTGCCGGTTTCGTGGGAGGCGCTACCCAGGTGCTTATCGGCCAGCCATTCGATCTTGTCAAGATCAGATTGCAGACCCTGTCGCAACACGCCAGTTCGGCCTCCATCATCAAATCGGTTCTCCAGAACGAAGGACTTTCGGCGTTCTACAAGGGAACGTTGGCGCCGCTTGTGGGTGTCGGCGCGTGTGTGTCGTTGCAGTTCTACGGGTTTCACGAGTCAAAACGTTACATTCTCCAAAAGTACAACCAGACCCAATTGAACCTTTGGCCTCAAACATACATTTGTGGAGCGTTGGCCGgtatcatcaacacccCGGTGACGACGCCGGTGGAACAATTGCGGATCTTGTCGCAGTCCAAAACCAGTAAAACTAGTGTCagtcaacttgttggacaaATTTACAGAGAAAATGGAGCCAGAGGGCTTTTTCGgggtttcaacatcacGCTTCTACGGGAAATTCAAAGTTACGGCGTGTGGTTTCTTGCCTACGAGCTGACGATCCAGCTGCTCCTCAGTGTGCGTGGCTACAGCTCTCGAAATGAGATTTCGACTCCAGAATTGCTCTTTAGTGGAGCATTGGCAGGAAACCTCCTATGGCTCAGTGCGTATCCATTGGACGTGCTCAAGTCAAACGTGCAGAGCGACGGGTTTGCTAATTCCAAGTTTCGGGGCAGTTCTGTGTCTGCTGCCAAACACATTTATGCAACGGCAGGCTTGAGAGGGTTCTGGAAGGGAATAGGACCATGTCTCTTGAGGGCCACGCCGTGTTCGGCCGGAACGTTTGCGTCTGTGGAGCTTGCTTTGCGGTTGCTTGGGTGAGAAGAGGTTTGTTCAATTATGGATTACACTCATATACTTCTATAGACAACAATACATGAAAAATGGGGTTTTAGTTTTAAAAATGGTTTTTGGTCCTCCAATGGTTTTCCATCCTACAAATCATGCTGTTAGAGATGTTACAGTTCCCGCTCCCAGGCCACTGTTAAGTTGTTCTGACTGGTTCTTGCTGTCCATCATAAATGAGAGTAAAGCTCCTAGAGCAAAACCAaattcaccaaaaacacaCCAATTTCGATTCTGAAAATTCCCCTCGGATCATTTTACCTTCCTTACCTCTGTTCCTCTCCCTTGATTGCTCTACTAACCCCTTGTTCTATTTTACCCTCCTCCGATCATCACATTTGCACCCAGTTGGTGAATCAGACGGTCCGCGCACGCACTGGGCGCGCACAGCCAATGAGAACAGATAGATTTCTTGTTAC is from Yamadazyma tenuis chromosome 6, complete sequence and encodes:
- a CDS encoding uncharacterized protein (EggNog:ENOG503Q3P0; COG:S); amino-acid sequence: MFFSRSKFRNLNLSIRILAYYLNKIIMSASPPPLPSRDTPTNLVHSEEEAELAAGKFSGLKIHVNDATSATANTNITPNPDTLSVLLFERQLSTYASPVMNEMSDMFSIKSLSEEAIKKQTESILQSGDGEGINEFWKAFVTVPDRDILAYAQEKRLEDALVEGIPSQLRSLVYLKAFHVKYQLSKERYNSLLNKSIHADLPFKDKIDAIKEPKIRDALRVFNYYVNEVVTSASNKIEVGNNGSFNHEIVKAQDKSKQLQTIIQIGQLLTNVPGLTEEQALYLLLKFNKVLCNTNFSELYYEISRALEDEVDEVFAHIAKQGINIKNIILHQVEGLLDSIDDQAIGLETLDFIVFQGFTWLSRRFVHIFTRAQEHILSLEGDKLSQYLQSPDLLQVIIDSNSRQTLEYHPDIIKYENEYYLIHVNSLNNNNYELVNCKEINEELNLKISVLNGEIDSLRTTHVEILGQFKQYQEDVDKNEQLNDQLNGKYNELKARFEKLTMKANLDNTIKANKEFSERNSELEAQIEQLKASIAKKSEKVAKYT
- the YMC1 gene encoding carrier protein ymc1 (COG:C; EggNog:ENOG503NVWZ), which encodes MSVDNSLERKVKDVTAGFVGGATQVLIGQPFDLVKIRLQTSSQHASSASIIKSVLQNEGLSAFYKGTLAPLVGVGACVSLQFYGFHESKRYILQKYNQTQLNLWPQTYICGALAGIINTPVTTPVEQLRILSQSKTSKTSVSQLVGQIYRENGARGLFRGFNITLLREIQSYGVWFLAYESTIQSLLSVRGYSSRNEISTPELLFSGALAGNLLWLSAYPLDVLKSNVQSDGFANSKFRGSSVSAAKHIYATAGLRGFWKGIGPCLLRATPCSAGTFASVELALRLLG